One segment of Halomarina pelagica DNA contains the following:
- the tnpA gene encoding IS200/IS605 family transposase → MVNSTRHAVYELYYHVVFIPKYREQRLTGATADRLHSIFEEICDDKDLELVEAEIMPDHVHLFIGSPPKNAPSLIVNWVKGISARWYNERSNDRIKWTRSYYVGTAGSVSKDAVEQYIREQKDKQDGEWTA, encoded by the coding sequence CACGTAGTATTCATCCCGAAGTACCGGGAACAGCGCCTCACGGGTGCGACCGCCGACCGGCTTCACTCCATCTTCGAGGAAATCTGCGACGACAAGGACCTCGAACTGGTCGAAGCCGAAATCATGCCCGACCACGTTCACTTGTTCATCGGCAGCCCGCCGAAGAACGCCCCGTCGCTCATCGTCAACTGGGTGAAGGGAATTTCCGCCCGGTGGTACAATGAGCGGTCCAACGACCGTATCAAGTGGACGCGCTCGTACTACGTTGGGACTGCCGGCAGCGTCTCGAAAGACGCCGTCGAGCAGTACATCCGCGAGCAGAAGGACAAACAGGACGGGGAGTGGACCGCGTGA
- a CDS encoding RNA-guided endonuclease InsQ/TnpB family protein, protein MRRVNSFTVVPRSDADEELLQRLLDASASLWNQLTYERRQNVTDPDIDKSVWETEDYRKQYVGVLGSATAQQVIRKNTEAWRSFFVLKEKGEANGLPGYWGNEEEGRELRTYIRNDQYTLQWGDRSTIELTVGSDLKDEYDMGYRERLTLDVRGKPKWSGDQGRLELYYDELSDQYRAIQPVTTDDSRQDSPLADETAALDIGANNIVACTTTTGQQYLYEGRDLFERFRETTRRIAEHQSKVKREEGRYTSKRIRRLYRRRTRRRDHAMDALARNLFERLYEEGVSTVYVGDLTDVLDTHWSVRANAKTHNFWAFRAFIDRLACTAEEFGITVEVRPEAWTSQTCPQCGSTEGTTRHQDTLTCSCGFEGHADLTASETFLRRHETDVPRPMARPVCLKWDDHRWSASPRAHRPNEEHTHPQVTAGDSA, encoded by the coding sequence GTGAGGCGCGTTAACTCCTTCACTGTGGTACCGCGCTCCGACGCCGACGAGGAACTGCTTCAACGACTGTTGGACGCCTCTGCTTCCCTGTGGAATCAACTCACCTACGAGCGCCGACAGAACGTCACCGACCCCGACATCGACAAGTCGGTGTGGGAGACCGAGGACTACCGCAAGCAATACGTCGGTGTTCTCGGGAGCGCCACCGCCCAACAGGTGATTCGCAAGAACACCGAAGCGTGGCGGTCGTTCTTCGTCCTGAAAGAGAAAGGCGAAGCCAACGGCCTTCCGGGCTACTGGGGCAACGAGGAAGAGGGCCGGGAGTTGCGGACCTACATCCGCAACGACCAGTACACGCTCCAGTGGGGCGACCGTTCGACCATCGAACTCACAGTCGGCAGCGACCTCAAGGACGAGTACGATATGGGCTACCGCGAACGGCTCACGCTCGACGTTCGTGGGAAACCGAAGTGGTCGGGCGATCAAGGCCGGCTGGAACTGTACTACGACGAGTTGAGCGACCAATACAGGGCCATTCAACCTGTCACCACGGACGATTCTCGACAGGACTCACCATTAGCCGACGAGACGGCTGCTCTGGATATTGGTGCGAACAACATCGTTGCCTGTACGACCACGACCGGCCAGCAGTATCTGTACGAGGGACGCGACCTCTTCGAGCGGTTCCGCGAGACGACCCGCCGAATCGCCGAACACCAGTCGAAGGTGAAGCGCGAAGAGGGGCGGTACACGTCGAAGCGGATTCGACGCCTGTACCGACGCCGGACGCGACGGCGCGACCACGCCATGGACGCGCTTGCCCGCAACCTCTTCGAGCGACTGTACGAAGAAGGGGTTTCGACAGTGTACGTCGGAGACCTCACCGACGTACTCGACACGCACTGGTCGGTGCGGGCGAACGCCAAGACGCACAACTTCTGGGCGTTCCGCGCGTTCATCGACCGGCTGGCGTGCACCGCCGAGGAGTTCGGCATCACTGTCGAAGTTCGCCCCGAAGCGTGGACCAGCCAGACGTGTCCACAGTGCGGCTCGACGGAGGGCACGACTCGGCACCAAGACACGCTCACCTGTTCGTGCGGCTTTGAGGGCCACGCGGACCTCACGGCGTCGGAGACGTTCCTCCGACGGCACGAAACAGACGTACCACGGCCGATGGCACGGCCCGTGTGCCTCAAGTGGGACGACCACCGATGGTCGGCGTCACCACGCGCTCACCGTCCCAACGAGGAGCATACACACCCGCAAGTTACCGCCGGGGACTCGGCATAG